One window of Daphnia carinata strain CSIRO-1 chromosome 7, CSIRO_AGI_Dcar_HiC_V3, whole genome shotgun sequence genomic DNA carries:
- the LOC130704114 gene encoding 28S rRNA (cytosine-C(5))-methyltransferase-like codes for MDVTINASQQIRLKRATVPEIYRKAARILKSAEERKGSLKNLIYSSGFRDVKPLYALVAESSKHQNELDELINNTPGLQNVQPFDPHLARILITELIWGKGYLKPENARAIRIILELESELRQTLDSRNSQEEIDSVQQISVPRYVRVNTLVSTTEKVCNQLTGEGWKQVRSKKRSGYEGFIERVKSLGENEFILDFHLDFLLVFPSTAQFYNHNLLKSGAILLQDKASCMSAVALKCNPFYGKMIDACSAPGMKTSLLAALSNNQSPIIAIERNGKRCKTLRQTISNTHASKVTVQQADFLTINPSDYQDVKYILVDPSCSGTGIVSRLGPKRKSENRDTLELRLKRLSSLQSRLVEHAATFPSVERIVYSTCSIYEEENEAVVRQILTKIGQSFQLEEALPWWPRRGTNRYDNSPDDIIGIKCVRAEADKDLTNGFFIALFVRRI; via the exons ATGGACGTAACAATTAATGCTTCTCAACAGATTCGACTAAAACGTGCCACTGTTCCGGAAATTTACCGAAAAGCTGCTCGAATTTTAAAATCAGCAGAAGAGAGGAAAGGAAGTCTTAAAAATCTTATCTACTCGTCTGGTTTTCGT GATGTCAAACCTCTTTATGCACTGGTGGCTGAGAGTTCTAAGCACCAGAATGAACTGGATGAGCTAATTAACAACACACCAGGGCTCCAAAATGTGCAACCTTTTGATCCTCATTTGGCTAGGATTCTCATCACAGAGTTGATTTGGGGGAAAGGTTATTTAAAACCGGAAAATGCTCGAGCCATCAGGATAATTCTAGAATTAGAAAGTGAACTCAGGCAGACATTAGACAGCCGAAATTCCCAAGAGGAAATTGACTCTGTGCAACAAATTTCAG TTCCGCGTTATGTACGTGTCAACACGCTGGTTTCCACTACCGAAAAAGTCTGCAACCAGTTGACTGGAGAAGGATGGAAACAAGttcgttcaaaaaaaaggTCTGGTTACGAAGGTTTCATCGAGCGAGTTAAAAGCCtcggtgaaaatgaatttatctTGGATTTTCATCTGGATTTCCTGCTGGTTTTCCCATCTACTGCACAGTTTTATAATCACAACCTGTTGAAAAGTGGAGCCATTCTTTTGCAGGATAAA GCAAGCTGTATGTCAGCAGTCGCGTTAAAATGCAACCCATTTTACGGCAAGATGATCGACGCCTGTTCCGCGCCTGGAATGAAAACTTCTCTATTAGCTGCCTTATCCAATAACCAAAG TCCCATCATTGCGATCGAACGAAACGGAAAACGATGCAAAACTCTGCGGCAGACCATATCAAATACCCACGCATCAAAGGTAACAGTTCAACAAGCTGATTTTCTTACCATTAATCCGTCTGATTATCAAGACGTGAAATACATCCTTGTGGATCCATCTTGTTCCGGAACAG GGATTGTCAGTCGTTTGGGTCCAAAACGGAAATCGGAAAACAGGGACACTTTGGAACTTCGTCTGAAACGCTTAAGCTCATTGCAGTCACGGTTGGTGGAGCATGCGGCCACGTTCCCTTCAGTTGAACGCATT GTGTATTCCACTTGTTCGATctacgaagaagaaaacgaagctGTTGTGAGGCAAATTCTGACAAAAATTGGACAATCATTTCAATTAGAAGAAGCATTGCCTTGGTGGCCGAGACGAGGAACGAACCGTTACGATAATTCTCCTGATGACATAATAGGCATTAAATGTGTTCGAGCCGAAGCTGATAAGGACTTAACAAATGGCTTTTTTATCGCTCTTTTTGTGCGGAGAATTTAA
- the LOC130703732 gene encoding inositol hexakisphosphate kinase 3-like: MDSPSRNEEPKLPPQVSLKLEPFVHQVGGHSSMLCLDEATVCKPLLVKEKAFYENLPEILVPFTAQYRGTIQVTCNEDAGGYLTLTTFPPAGYIAYEGTMPVKHRIKWHHGICIDIECVETSSDEDIFEDDTSMTPVSSSPCVEHSIERRPSHSHNPWILHCHRGHIAKMLGLDVDAIHSQQSHSPCHFENLPSFEFLLLENLTWRRKRPCVLDVKMGIRQYGDDAPESKRRSQSLKVENSTSGSLGIRLCGMQVFQVSTNKYLCRNKYYGRSLTDDGLRRSLTQFFHNGERLRTDIFLPLLDRLSRLLAVINQLDSYRFFTSSLLVIYDGLDDQPSEIDVRVIDFAHATHRDMAAESQTYTGPDDGFIFGLKSLIELIEELSKKE, translated from the exons ATGGATTCTCCCAGTCGAAATGAGGAGCCTAAACTTCCTCCTCAGGTGTCCCTCAAG CTGGAGCCGTTCGTGCATCAAGTCGGCGGCCACTCTTCTATGCTCTGCCTCGATGAAGCTACAGTCTGCAAGCCGCTTCTTGTCAAGGAGAAAGCTTTCTATGAAAATTTGCCAGAAATTCTTGTTCCATTTACTGCCCAGTACCGTGGAACAATCCAGGTGACTTGCAACGAGGATGCTGGTGGCTACCTCACCCTAACTACCTTTCCTCCTGCAGGCTATATTGCATATGAAGGAACTATGCCAGTGAAACATAG AATAAAATGGCATCATGGGATATGCATTGATATTGAGTGTGTGGAGACATCCAGTGATGAAGATATTTTCGAAGATGATACCAGCATGACACCTGTAAGTTCTTCACCATGTGTGGAGCATTCTATCGAAAGAAGGCCAAGTCATAGTCACAACCCTTGGATTCTGCACTGCCACAGAGGACACATAGCCAAAATGCTTGGGCTAGACGTGGACGCCATCCACTCCCAACAGAGTCACTCCCCGTGCCATTTCGAAAACTTACCGTCCTTTGAGTTCCTTCTCCTCGAGAACCTCACGTGGAG GCGGAAACGACCTTGCGTCTTGGATGTTAAAATGGGTATTCGACAGTACGGCGATGACGCCCCTGAGTCAAAACGTCGCAGTCAGAGTCTGAAAGTTGAAAATTCAACTTCAGGATCTTTGGGCATTCGCCTGTGTGGCATGCAAGTCTTTCAG GTTTCGACCAACAAGTATTTGTGCCGAAACAAATATTATGGTAGATCATTGACAGACGATGGGCTTCGCCGTTCTTTGACGCAATTTTTCCATAACGGCGAGCGTCTGCGAACCGACATCTTTCTGCCTCTACTGGATCGCCTCAGCAGGTTGTTGGCCGTTATAAACCAGCTGGACTCCTATCGGTTCTTCACCAGTTCCTTGCTGGTCATCTACGACGGCCTGGATGACCAACCGAGTGAAATTGACGTACGTGTTATTGATTTCGCACACGCGACACACCGAGACATGGCGGCCGAGTCCCAGACGTACACAGGGCCGGATGACGGTTTCATCTTTGGATTGAAAAGTCTCATCGAACTGATTGAAGAACTCTCGAAAAAggagtga
- the LOC130703953 gene encoding uncharacterized protein LOC130703953 — translation MLLQTLFMIVCGLTAVTAQRVLALPDPKSCAKRVKHALWTDPLGNTHNYFFSWLHPATSSLEVDWLDARNVCRRHCMDAVSLETLQENEFIKQQLARYGVKFIWTSGRKCDFDGCNRADLQPTIVNGWFWSGSEAKIPPTDQRALGDWSNTGGDGRPQPDNREDDEGEPCLAILNNFYNDGIKWHDVACNHEKPFICEDSEQLLNFVRSRNPEIPL, via the exons ATGTTGCTGCAGACATTGTTCATGATCGTTTGCGGCTTGACTGCCGTCACTGCCCAGCGAGTCCTGGCCCTGCCCGACCCCAAGTCCTGTGCCAAAC GTGTGAAACACGCCCTGTGGACGGATCCCCTTGGAAACACCCACAACTACTTCTTCAGCTGGCTGCACCCGGCTACCTCCTCCTTGGAAGTCGACTGGCTCGACGCCCGTAACGTCTGCCGTCGCCACTGCATGGACGCCGTCAGCCTCGAGACCCTCCAGGAGAACGAATTCATCAAGCAGCAGTTGGCTCGCT ATGGCGTCAAGTTCATCTGGACCAGCGGCCGCAAATGCGACTTCGACGGATGCAACCGCGCTGACTTGCAGCCAACCATCGTTAACGGATGGTTCTGGTCCGGCTCTGAGGCCAAGATTCCTCCCACTGACCAGCGCGCTCTTGGAGACTGGTCCAACACCGGTGGTGATGGTCGCCCGCAACCCGACAACCGCGAAGACGAT GAAGGTGAGCCTTGCTTGGCCATCTTGAACAACTTCTACAACGATGGCATCAAGTGGCACGACGTTGCTTGCAACCACGAGAAGCCCTTCATCTGCGAGGACAGCGAGCAGTTGCTCAACTTTGTCCGCTCCCGCAACCCGGAGATCCCCCTCTAA
- the LOC130703428 gene encoding gamma-tubulin complex component 3-like isoform X2, whose translation MDENTIPALVEKLCRSLSNGKSSETSKEYEAKYKLALQLLSSQQLSLHNHETEFSIVQNIKKLLGSKERYQDARKFDELYTRLTSSSILKNRKAVLELMYYLAQTPASAATEPLIRHSFTLPSLTTTIVKTPKNTEAPYCPLASTTLQKKTSAQSTLYGHSDVSNQVLLREILYAFQGIQGQVFQWDATHENLQLKSTVKLPKALKQMILSLVELGWLFHKVQKYCESPKTESTCGLAARAFAAALQEELSEYYRLLAVLQSQMEVQTIRSGDTVGVETQGLTFQRLLVWTKEPKARMKLLAALVEACHGQRGGALASVIHSFVLQGNATLKTVVLKILVQVCRPLYEMLMLWTFEGELRDPYGEFFIGINLAVDPGSLWNDKYYERSTMVPNFFTQEQGHQVATTGKSICFLREICLDKSPIPGLNQIRRTAEERSESLLSLDWESIEEAYSTASQYLLQVLLDRYHIKLHLCALRQYLLLGQGDFVNHLMKLVEPELDKPASTRMSRLLASILDKCIRCTNSQYDDADVLRRLDVRISEPSQGDSGWDVFSLDYKVDGPLGTVLTPEVKTRYETLFYALWRSKRMEWIMSKLRHQQLTEGRQLRGLLEVQGVLHQSQLLLSEMIHFAQEMSHYLSFEVVACAWEQLSVALRSSKTMDQLLTAHEHFLQTVTSRALLDEESKDIRDHLRGIHEAMLQFSQIQERLFSSAILEVEKRQGKSKSSIETFLPSIKAKLCAISASYQNFVQTFLFMLSSHSDPNLQGLGVRLDFNECYQRKDTRLSMSLTYFHRRMTTLSFPSQLH comes from the exons ATGGATGAAAATACAATTCCAGCTCTCGTCGAGAAACTTTGCAGATCCTTAAGCAATGGAAAATCCTCAGAAACTA GTAAAGAATACGAAGCAAAATACAAGCTTGCACTACAGTTATTGTCATCTCAGCAACTCTCTTTGCACAACCATGAAACAGAGTTTTCAATTGTTCAGAACATAAAAAAGTTGCTTGGTAGCAAGGAACGGTATCAGGATGCTAGAAAGTTTGATGAACTGTACACCAGATTGACCTCAAGT TCAATCCTCAAAAACAGGAAAGCTGTTTTGGAACTAATGTACTATTTGGCTCAAACTCCTGCTTCAGCAGCTACAGAACCCTTGATTCGCCATTCATTCACATTGCCATCATTG actACAACAATTGTCAAAACTCCTAAAAACACTGAAGCTCCTTATTGTCCTTTGGCTTCAACAAcattacaaaagaaaacttctGCACAGTCAACACTTTATG GTCATTCAGATGTCTCCAACCAAGTTTTACTGAGAGAAATTTTGTATGCATTTCAAGGCATTCAAGGTCAAGTCTTCCAGTGGGATGCAACCCATGAGAACCTTCAGCTTAAATCAACT GTCAAATTGCCAAAAGCTTTGAAACAGATGATTCTCAGTTTGGTTGAGCTAGGATGGCTTTTTCACAAAGTTCAAAAATATTGTGAATCCCCCAAAACTGAATCAACATGTGGCTTAGCTGCTAGAGCTTTCGCCGCTGCTTTGCAAGAGGAACTGA GTGAATATTACAGGCTGCTAGCAGTTCTTCAGTCCCAGATGGAGGTACAAACTATCAGATCGGGTGATACCGTTGGAGTAGAGACGCAAGGTTTAACATTCCAGAGACTGTTAGTATGGACGAAAGAACCTAAAGCCCGGATGAAACTGCTGGCCgctctggtggaagcttgccATGGCCAACGAGGCGGAGCTCTGGCTTCAGTCATCCATTCGTTTGTTTTACAAGGCAACGCCACCTTGAAAACTGTTGTATTGAAAATTCTTGTCCAAGTATGTCGGCCATTGTATGAGATGCTGATGCTTTGGACCTTTGAGGGTGAATTGCGTGATCCTTACGGCGAGTTCTTTATCGGCATAAATCTCGCCGTAGATCCTGGCAGTTTGTGGAATGACAAGTACTATGAACGTTCTACCATGGTACCCAATTTCTTCACTCAAGAGCAGGGCCATCAAGTAGCCACCACAGGAAAAAGCATATGCTTTCTTCGCGAGATATGTCTCGATAAAAGCCCTATACCTGGCTTGAACCAGATTCGCCGTACAGCTGAGGAACGTAGTG AATCGCTTCTGTCCCTGGATTGGGAATCGATAGAAGAAGCTTACAGCACTGCGTCTCAATATTTGTTACAAGTCTTGCTGGACCGCTATCATATCAAGCTTCATTTATGTGCGCTACGTCAGTACTTGTTACTTGGCCAAGGAGATTTCGTCAATCATTTAATGAAGCTTGTCGA ACCCGAGCTGGACAAACCAGCTAGTACACGAATGAGCCGTTTGTTGGCCTCCATTCTCGACAAGTGCATCCGCTGCACCAACAGCCAATACGACGACGCTGACGTTCTGAGAAGGCTTGACGTGCGCATCAGCGAACCGTCACAGGGTGACAGTGGATGGGATGTTTTTAGCCTCGACTACAAAGTGGATGGGCCACTTGGTACCGTGCTGACACCCGAAGTTAAAACCCGCTATGAAACACTATTCTACGCCCTGTGGCGATCCAAACGGATGGAATGGATTATGTCCAAATTGCGACATCAACAGTTGACGGAGGGTCGACAGCTCAGAGGCTTATTAG AGGTCCAAGGAGTACTCCATCAATCCCAGCTGCTACTTTCCGAGATGATTCACTTTGCCCAAGAGATGAGTCACTACCTGTCTTTCGAAGTAGTGGCCTGTGCTTGGGAACAGTTAAGCGTTGCCCTGCGCAGTTCCAAAACGATGGATCAACTCTTGACCGCTCACGAACACTTCCTACAGACGGTCACTAGCCGAGCGCTTCTCGACGAAGAGTCCAAG GATATACGAGATCATTTGAGAGGCATCCATGAAGCCATGCTGCAATTCAGCCAAATCCAAGAAAGACTATTTTCGTCCGCCATTCTCGAAGTGGAAAAACGCCAG GGGAAATCCAAATCGAGTATCGAGACATTTCTCCCCAGTATCAAAGCCAAACTGTGTGCTATCAGCGCCTCGTACCAG AACTTTGTACAGACGTTTCTCTTCATGCTGTCGTCTCATTCCGACCCCAATTTGCAAGGACTCGGCGTCCGGCTCGACTTTAACGAGTGCTACCAGCGTAAAGATACTCGATTGAGTATGTCTTTGACATATTTTCATAGAAGAATGACTACCTTGTCTTTCCCGTCTCAACTGCACTAA
- the LOC130703428 gene encoding gamma-tubulin complex component 3-like isoform X1 has protein sequence MDENTIPALVEKLCRSLSNGKSSETSKEYEAKYKLALQLLSSQQLSLHNHETEFSIVQNIKKLLGSKERYQDARKFDELYTRLTSSSILKNRKAVLELMYYLAQTPASAATEPLIRHSFTLPSLVTFTSDTTTIVKTPKNTEAPYCPLASTTLQKKTSAQSTLYGHSDVSNQVLLREILYAFQGIQGQVFQWDATHENLQLKSTVKLPKALKQMILSLVELGWLFHKVQKYCESPKTESTCGLAARAFAAALQEELSEYYRLLAVLQSQMEVQTIRSGDTVGVETQGLTFQRLLVWTKEPKARMKLLAALVEACHGQRGGALASVIHSFVLQGNATLKTVVLKILVQVCRPLYEMLMLWTFEGELRDPYGEFFIGINLAVDPGSLWNDKYYERSTMVPNFFTQEQGHQVATTGKSICFLREICLDKSPIPGLNQIRRTAEERSESLLSLDWESIEEAYSTASQYLLQVLLDRYHIKLHLCALRQYLLLGQGDFVNHLMKLVEPELDKPASTRMSRLLASILDKCIRCTNSQYDDADVLRRLDVRISEPSQGDSGWDVFSLDYKVDGPLGTVLTPEVKTRYETLFYALWRSKRMEWIMSKLRHQQLTEGRQLRGLLEVQGVLHQSQLLLSEMIHFAQEMSHYLSFEVVACAWEQLSVALRSSKTMDQLLTAHEHFLQTVTSRALLDEESKDIRDHLRGIHEAMLQFSQIQERLFSSAILEVEKRQGKSKSSIETFLPSIKAKLCAISASYQNFVQTFLFMLSSHSDPNLQGLGVRLDFNECYQRKDTRLSMSLTYFHRRMTTLSFPSQLH, from the exons ATGGATGAAAATACAATTCCAGCTCTCGTCGAGAAACTTTGCAGATCCTTAAGCAATGGAAAATCCTCAGAAACTA GTAAAGAATACGAAGCAAAATACAAGCTTGCACTACAGTTATTGTCATCTCAGCAACTCTCTTTGCACAACCATGAAACAGAGTTTTCAATTGTTCAGAACATAAAAAAGTTGCTTGGTAGCAAGGAACGGTATCAGGATGCTAGAAAGTTTGATGAACTGTACACCAGATTGACCTCAAGT TCAATCCTCAAAAACAGGAAAGCTGTTTTGGAACTAATGTACTATTTGGCTCAAACTCCTGCTTCAGCAGCTACAGAACCCTTGATTCGCCATTCATTCACATTGCCATCATTGGTGACATTTACTTCTGAT actACAACAATTGTCAAAACTCCTAAAAACACTGAAGCTCCTTATTGTCCTTTGGCTTCAACAAcattacaaaagaaaacttctGCACAGTCAACACTTTATG GTCATTCAGATGTCTCCAACCAAGTTTTACTGAGAGAAATTTTGTATGCATTTCAAGGCATTCAAGGTCAAGTCTTCCAGTGGGATGCAACCCATGAGAACCTTCAGCTTAAATCAACT GTCAAATTGCCAAAAGCTTTGAAACAGATGATTCTCAGTTTGGTTGAGCTAGGATGGCTTTTTCACAAAGTTCAAAAATATTGTGAATCCCCCAAAACTGAATCAACATGTGGCTTAGCTGCTAGAGCTTTCGCCGCTGCTTTGCAAGAGGAACTGA GTGAATATTACAGGCTGCTAGCAGTTCTTCAGTCCCAGATGGAGGTACAAACTATCAGATCGGGTGATACCGTTGGAGTAGAGACGCAAGGTTTAACATTCCAGAGACTGTTAGTATGGACGAAAGAACCTAAAGCCCGGATGAAACTGCTGGCCgctctggtggaagcttgccATGGCCAACGAGGCGGAGCTCTGGCTTCAGTCATCCATTCGTTTGTTTTACAAGGCAACGCCACCTTGAAAACTGTTGTATTGAAAATTCTTGTCCAAGTATGTCGGCCATTGTATGAGATGCTGATGCTTTGGACCTTTGAGGGTGAATTGCGTGATCCTTACGGCGAGTTCTTTATCGGCATAAATCTCGCCGTAGATCCTGGCAGTTTGTGGAATGACAAGTACTATGAACGTTCTACCATGGTACCCAATTTCTTCACTCAAGAGCAGGGCCATCAAGTAGCCACCACAGGAAAAAGCATATGCTTTCTTCGCGAGATATGTCTCGATAAAAGCCCTATACCTGGCTTGAACCAGATTCGCCGTACAGCTGAGGAACGTAGTG AATCGCTTCTGTCCCTGGATTGGGAATCGATAGAAGAAGCTTACAGCACTGCGTCTCAATATTTGTTACAAGTCTTGCTGGACCGCTATCATATCAAGCTTCATTTATGTGCGCTACGTCAGTACTTGTTACTTGGCCAAGGAGATTTCGTCAATCATTTAATGAAGCTTGTCGA ACCCGAGCTGGACAAACCAGCTAGTACACGAATGAGCCGTTTGTTGGCCTCCATTCTCGACAAGTGCATCCGCTGCACCAACAGCCAATACGACGACGCTGACGTTCTGAGAAGGCTTGACGTGCGCATCAGCGAACCGTCACAGGGTGACAGTGGATGGGATGTTTTTAGCCTCGACTACAAAGTGGATGGGCCACTTGGTACCGTGCTGACACCCGAAGTTAAAACCCGCTATGAAACACTATTCTACGCCCTGTGGCGATCCAAACGGATGGAATGGATTATGTCCAAATTGCGACATCAACAGTTGACGGAGGGTCGACAGCTCAGAGGCTTATTAG AGGTCCAAGGAGTACTCCATCAATCCCAGCTGCTACTTTCCGAGATGATTCACTTTGCCCAAGAGATGAGTCACTACCTGTCTTTCGAAGTAGTGGCCTGTGCTTGGGAACAGTTAAGCGTTGCCCTGCGCAGTTCCAAAACGATGGATCAACTCTTGACCGCTCACGAACACTTCCTACAGACGGTCACTAGCCGAGCGCTTCTCGACGAAGAGTCCAAG GATATACGAGATCATTTGAGAGGCATCCATGAAGCCATGCTGCAATTCAGCCAAATCCAAGAAAGACTATTTTCGTCCGCCATTCTCGAAGTGGAAAAACGCCAG GGGAAATCCAAATCGAGTATCGAGACATTTCTCCCCAGTATCAAAGCCAAACTGTGTGCTATCAGCGCCTCGTACCAG AACTTTGTACAGACGTTTCTCTTCATGCTGTCGTCTCATTCCGACCCCAATTTGCAAGGACTCGGCGTCCGGCTCGACTTTAACGAGTGCTACCAGCGTAAAGATACTCGATTGAGTATGTCTTTGACATATTTTCATAGAAGAATGACTACCTTGTCTTTCCCGTCTCAACTGCACTAA
- the LOC130703933 gene encoding motile sperm domain-containing protein 1-like, producing the protein MTELKRLPVFVFPTSLNFFAEESSSHKQMVTVYNPYDFVVNFKVLCNAPHKYRIVDPEGSIKPHCCVDIVIRHISILPTCYHVTDKFRIQMNDHISRQLLGKKDLSVTLLPGKSSGISESSATSQDTYKQFSTELTAASSGDSSAPIVQIQASSENLAKLGYQTAGPNYIAIVVAIICIIALMLPSDESESSPSSSLWSLFHLSSQQKLVFAYSLGLVTMVIFRV; encoded by the exons ATGACAGAGTTGAAACGTTTACCCGTGTTTGTTTTCCCGACCTCGCTTAATTTCTTCGCTGAAGAATCGTCTTCACACAAACAAATGGTCACTGTTTACAATCCATATGATTTTGTGGTGAACTTCAAAG tGCTATGCAATGCACCACACAAGTACAGGATTGTTGACCCTGAAGGATCCATTAAACCCCATTGTTGTGTAGATATAGTTATACGTCATATTTCTATATTACCAACCTGCTATCATGTTACAGACAAGTTCAGGATTCAAATGAATGATCACATTAGCAGGCAATTGTTAGGGAAAAAGGATCTATCAGTTACTTTATTACCAGGAAAATCCTCAGGAATCTCAGAATCTAGTGCTACTAGTCAGGATACATACAAGCAATTCTCTACAGAGCTGACTGCAGCCTCATCTGGTGATTCAAGTGCACCAATCGTGCAAATCCAGGCTTCCTCTGAAAACCTTGCAAAACTAG GTTATCAAACTGCTGGGCCAAATTATATTGCTATTGTGGTAGCAATTATTTGTATTATAGCTTTAATGTTGCCTTCTGATGAATCTGAAAGCAGCCCATCATCATCGCTGTGGTCTTTGTTTCACTTGTCTTCCCAGCAGAAATTGGTATTTGCCTATTCTCTTG GTCTGGTTACGATGGTCATATTTCGAGTATAA